Proteins from a genomic interval of Chanodichthys erythropterus isolate Z2021 chromosome 6, ASM2448905v1, whole genome shotgun sequence:
- the timm17a gene encoding mitochondrial import inner membrane translocase subunit Tim17-A has translation MEEYAREPCPWRIVDDCGGAFTMGAIGGGIFQAVKGFRNSPSGMNHRMRGSLTAIRTRAPQLGGSFAVWGGLFSMIDCGLVKVRGKEDPWNSITSGAMTGAILAARNGPVAMFGSAAMGGILLALIEGAGILLTRFASAQFPTGPQFAEEPAPMPASSFGDYRQYQ, from the exons ATGGAGGAGTACGCGAGGGAGCCTTG CCCCTGGAGGATAGTGGATGACTGTGGGGGCGCCTTCACCATGGGGGCCATTGGTGGAGGGATCTTTCAGGCCGTCAAAGGCTTTAGAAACTCTCCCTCT GGAATGAATCACAGAATGAGGGGTAGTTTGACAGCCATAAGGACCAGAGCTCCACAACTAGGAG GAAGCTTTGCTGTGTGGGGTGGCCTCTTCTCCATGATTGATTGTGGGCTGGTGAAGGTGAGGGGGAAAGAAGACCCCTGGAACTCAATCACAAGTGGTGCCATGACAGGTGCCATTTTAGCAGCAAGAA ATGGACCAGTGGCCATGTTTGGCTCTGCTGCAATGGGAGGTATCCTGCTTGCGTTAATAGAAGGTGCAGGAATCCTGCTCACAAGGTTCGCCTCAGCGCAATTCCCAACTG GCCCACAGTTTGCAGAAGAGCCTGCTCCTATGCCTGCTTCATCATTTGGAGACTATAGACAGTACCAATGA